In Setaria italica strain Yugu1 chromosome IX, Setaria_italica_v2.0, whole genome shotgun sequence, the genomic stretch GCCGCGCCCTCAGGTCGAACGCCTTCCCTGCCAAGTCAGCATGCACCCTCAGATGGGACACGTCCACCTCGCCAAAGCCTTCCAGGATGATCTTGGTGGGCTTCGACCTGCAGGGCCGGTCCTGAAGGTCCGTGACGAAAGTAAAACTCGGGGCCctttaatataaatattataacaaatatatatgaaatgtaTATGAAATGTATCTGAAAGTAATACTcgtatcaaattatttatacatgcTATCTAAAAGTTTTttctaacattcctcgatgcaAAATCACTTATGATAGAGTTGATGccaatctcatccaacaatttcttctcgatgcataacgttgccaaaccatttaacctcttTTGAGTCATTATTGATCTCAAATAGTTCTTCAATAACTTTAGCTTTGAAAAGTTTCTTTCAGCCGATGCGACAGTCACAGGCAAagtaaataagagtcggtaagcaatggagacattagaataataattcatatttctgacatgctcaaaaatctccatagcagacATTACGCCATCTGGCAAAGTaaatttcataatctttaatttaaaaataagatcatatacctcaacataagatgaaccatcaaaagaaaaaaaaatttataaatttagtgcaacattcttcaagttcattatcatttaatgacttcaaagtgcttgagctcaATAAAAGTATGAAGATATCTTTAAACACCATGACTTCTTCAAATCTGTTCTTCACAGAAGTGATCGCCATATCaatcaaaataaaaattaaCTTCAAAAGGCTTCTcagcttcaagaatttcttcttggCAATTACTTTCATCAAACTATTTCTTCCTCGTAGCATGACGTTTTTCTGAAAATGATGCCTCTACACCCATTTCTGTGGCAATACCTTTGGCGATGATCAAACTAGAAGAAAACCCCTTATTTCTGTAATTCTCAAAGTATTGCGTTACaccttgtatttgcttcaaactagagtCAATGCACATGGCTGACGATTGCAACTTTTTGCTCACTTTATTTATAGCAAATAAAATAGTATGCCAGATAACCGTACCAAGTAGAAACTCAAAGCTGtcaagtgcatcaaataaattttttgcatAACTTTTATCCTTAGGTTCAATGTCATAAGCATGATGTAACTCAAACAAAGCAAATCTTAATTCAGTAGCTTGATATCTTATTACTGTAATAATTTTGATTCGACTCTCCCAATAAGTATTGGATAATGGTTTCACAGTTAAACTAGGAACATGTTTAAACAAAACATTCCACCTTTTCGTAGAACTAGCAAATAATACATATATACGTTGAACAATTCTAAAAAATGAAACAGTTTTCCCACTATattttgccatatcacaaagagtaagatttagactatagcacgcacatggcatatacaatgCTCTTTGATTGATATCAATTAACCGTTTTTGTACCCCTTGgtgttttcctttcatattagaaccattGTCATAGCCTTGAGCCCTTATGTCACTAATATTTAGGTCAAAGGACTCCAtagattcaagcaatacattAAAAAGCTCCAAACCAGATGTATCATCCACCTTCAAGAACCCCAAAAAGTACTTCTCAATTTTTATCTTACTATCAGACAAATTAACACATCGAACTAATAAAGTCATTTATTCTTGATGACTGACATCAGGGTACAATCTAGGATAATGGAGAAATACTTAGCTCTTTTAACAACCTTTATGATAGAACTTGTAATATCAGAAGCCAAAAGAGATATCAACTTATTCTAAATTTTATAACTgagataatgataatgaatttcttTGTTCTGAATACGTCCTTTGTTCTAAATACATCTAAGGTGGTCTTACATTACcaagtcaaattctgcaatcctctcagcacaagctaagaaattactattattattATCATTATAAAGTTGATCACTGCTTCCTCTAAAAGCCAAATTGCGTTTAATAAAATTTCATAATGGctattattcttaacaaaatatgcctcaaccgttctttctcctttgtAATTTGCTACTGCAATTTTTTGTCAATTATTTCCTTTTTCCACAGTCTAGCTCTCAATTCATTCCAACTGCTTTTTCCACAGTCTAGCTCTCAATTCATTCCAACTATTCGTGTTACTAATATGCTCGacactattttcatgttctctAAGATTCTCATTGATATGCCTCCAATTTTTAAACCCATCACCTGCTAAGGAACTAGGACTCTTGCTAATGCTAGACTTGAAGATCTTACATCAGAAATAAAAAACTTTGTCAACATGCTTCgaataaactaaccattttctatcatgtacctctccattgcttaattttctacaataatgagcatatgaaaaatatcttgaagcagcatctagaggaaatttgatattttcttctcttgtaGGCCCTTTCTCGACTAATATGTCTCTTCCTTTATTATCAACATTATCCTAATTTCTTGGATTATAAATATCTAAAGTGTAAACTGGTTGCTCATCAACACTAGCAAAttgtgcatgtgcacctgatgcatttactGTATTCTtagagtcacttacattgttatcatcgacgttgatgttaacatttttTTCCTGATTCCCATTAATTGGTTCATCCacaacaactattgccaaccCATCTGGGTTCATCAAAGCACCCGTATTACTATCAGAGCCCTgattactcttgcaaaatttatccatagctccgctctgtgattctatcaactcatccacacgttttttcttttccttttctcgttacctgattcatattttctagataACATGATATCCCACAATactaaaattattataaatatacaatagttataaatcagttaagattaaataacttgtgatagtgaattaataattaatggtatggagAACTGGAGAATTAGCAATCGAATCAACTGATCACATAAGCGAATTGACGATCTCCTATCTGATCTCCACCCATCCGTCGTTCCGCGTGACCTGTCGTTCATACCCAGAGGTTATTCGCCATATGAGGAGAGTCCAGAATCCTTGCTGAGTAGTGAGTACTACCTACGCAAGCGCCAACCGCAAGCAACAAGCTGAGAACCAGTGGGCGGCAGCAGCCCTAGCCCCTGAGCGGCGGTTGAGTACAAAGTACCAGGCTCGAGCGAAGGAAAGGATCAGAAATTGGATCTAATCGTGATTAGATGATCGAGTCTATTGATCACCTCAATCGCGTCGTCTACTCGTCTGTCGAGCTGCCGCATGCGTAAATAATTACGGCTCACCGAGTCACCGACCTTGAGCCATGTTGCCATGCTGCATGCGACTTGCGCAGCAGGGCAATAATTACGGCTCACCAGCCTTGGGCCATGCTGCATGCGACTTGCGCAGTAGGGCAATAATTACGGCTCACCAGCCTTGGGCTATGCTGCATGCGACCTGCGTAGCAAGACAATAAGCACACCTAGGGTGGAGCCCCTGGGATTTAGGGCCTGGGACAGCCGCAACCCCCCCCCAGGCCGGCCCTGTTGACCTGTCCTCCACAGCCTCCATGAACTTCTCAAACCCTTCCATTATCTCTTACCATGCTTTCATCTTCCATTATCTCTTACCATGCTTTCATGTAGTTGGGGTTGGCGGTGTAGTCCCCCACCAGCTCCATCGCTATGAGCTCCTTGACGTGCTGCGCCGAGCGCACCCGCACCTTGTCCATCAGGCTCTGCACGGCGCGGCGGCACGATGACTGCATCTGCGGGAAGTTGTCGGAGCGCTTGAGCAGTTCATCACAAGGTCCTTGACGTACTCCCAGACGCCGTTGACAAGGTCTTGAGGAACCTGATCGATCGTCTCGACCTTCTTCTTGAGCAGGACCAGGAACGCTGATCGGGGTAGGAAGTTGGGGAGGTTGATGCCCTTCGCATCCGCTCAGCATCTCGGCGATGCGCGTCGTGCCATGGAACTCCCGTTCATAAAGATACTCGTCGAACTTGCCTCTCACCAGCACCTTCTCTAGTAAATTGCAGACCTGCTTCACGTTGTGGAAGAACACCCTGACGGCATCAGCGATGTTGTTCTGATCCTGCGGCATCTGGTTCAGCTCGGCGATGCTGCGGCTGAGGCAGTCGTTGATCTGCTTGACGATGTCGGGGAGGCACTTGGCGATGATGCTGGCTTGTGTCTGCATAAGCCTCTGCGCAAGGACTGGGATGCCGACCATGGACTTGTCGATCTTGGAGAGCAAGGGGTGGTACTTGAAGAGCCGCTCCTCCTTGACACGGGCCTGGTCGTACGTCTCATCGCCGATGCGGTTGCAGACGCAGACGTAGCCGAGGCCGATGTTCACGTCGTCCATGGTGACCTTCTCGAGCAGGCCCTCGGGGGCCTTGTCGACCTTGGTGACGACGGCGAGCGTGCGCTCCCCGGTGCGGTCCACCTGCTGCGACATGCGGATGGACTCGCACGTTGGGAAATCCACCGTGGCCGACAGTACGTTCAGGATGATGCTCTCCTTGGGGGCTATGTACTCCATAATGATCTTGGCGACAAGGTTGTAGATGTCCTCCGGTTGGCCCTACACGGAGACGCGCGTGATGCCGGGAAGGTCGAAGAGTGTGAGGTCCGGGACGCCCCGCTTCCGCACGACGAGGGTGATGGGCGCGTCAGAGATGCCCTTACCGCTCCCGACGATCTCCACTGTGGCGGCGTTGATGGCGTCCGCGACCTTGGCCTCAATGGTGGCCACCACGCGGCCGCTGCCGTACTCGAGCTGGAGCTTGGGGGAGTCCGCGAAGGGGTCGTCCTGGAGCCGCATGACGAGCGGGACACGGGTGCAGATGCCCTAGCCGCGGGGGAGGCTGATGCCGGCCAGGGACTCGAGCACGCTGGACTTGCCGCTGGACtggtcgccgacgacgacgatggtgGGCAGCTGGATGCCTTCCTGCGTCACCTTGAGGTGGCGCAGCCGGTCCACCGCGTCGAGGAGCGGGCGGATCTGGTCGTCATACGAGGCCGCGATGGCGCTCGCCGTCACGGCGCTGTCCACCGTGGCGCTCTTGGTGTCGGCGGCAGCGTTCGCCTGCTTGGCACCCATCTGAAGCTTCTTGGACATGTTGGAAGGAGAGGTGGCGGTGGAGTGTGGCTACTACTACAAGTTCGTGGCGCGAGTGTGAGAGGCTTTGGCCGGCTTCTTATATGAGCAGCGAGGCTAGGGAGTGTTTCCACCGGAAGGCGAAGGGGCGCGCTCCCCAGCTCAGGAGGCGAGTGCGCATGGGAAATCGTAGCAGCGCTGCCTGCGGGAGTAGTAGGCCAGGAGGCCGTCGTTCCGGCTTCCGACGCAGGAGCAGGACAGCCGTGCGCCCGTGCAGCGCATTTTCCAATGCAGCATTTATGATCGGTAGCCGTTGCAATCGATCCTTGAGCTGCTGGTGGTACTGTTGCGATTTAGAGCAGACTCCGCTCCTAAAAAAATAGCTCCGTTTACggctcctccacttcctccagtGAAGTAGTTTCTGGGATGGAACTGGAATCGGtttaaaaaatatttggcaAAATGACTTCTCCTATTTTTACATGATTAGATGAAGAGGTCAAATGTTCATCGTACCCCCTCACCATCTTATTGTGATTTTCATCAATTTATAGTGTGATTTGTGGTGAAACCAAAATGATTAATTAATACAACTATATATTAACATACCcgaaaaaataattatatagTTACTAacaattttcctttttctatttaattcccttttctgttttctcttttttttctttctctctttttattttttctctttttcctatCTTTTTATTTATGATCGTTCTCTGTTTTACCTTATCCGATCCCATCTGTTTCCTCCGCCGCACAGCTTGTTCCTCCGTCTCTTTCCTCCCCCGCGCGCTTTGCTCCGACCCCGCTGCTTCACTGAGCCCCGCCCCGCGCCGGGCCACTACCACGCCGCATCTCCGCTCCGCCAGGCTGCTCACCGACGCCCTACGCCCACGTGCTCCGTCAACGGCGCTGCTGCTTCACCgagttggcggcggcggcagccccgACCCCGCCTCCACGCCTCGGCGGTGCTGCCCCTGGACCTCAGCGCCGCCCACGTCCCCTCGGTTCCACGACGCTGCTGGTCAGCGCGCCACCATCCGCAGCCGCTGGCGAGCGCGCCCTCGCCGCTCCACGAGATGCTGAGGACACACCATCGACATTTAACGGGTGTGACGTCAGGAGGAGCCGAAGAAGCCACTTCGTTCTCACAGTGGAAGCCGTTTTGGGCTTCTTCTCCGGCTTCAGCAGTGAAGCTCCTTTCCAAGGGAGTCCTGCCAAAGGGAGCCTTATTATTTCGGACAGGTAATGCTTTTGGATGGACGGCCCATCCAAAAAGGCCCGTAGCTACTGGGCTCATGGGATGGACCGTGTAGCTCTCGAATTGATTTTAGCCCAGGTAAAAAGTTCGGTGGGCAAAGTTCAGCAAGATTAGACTATGTAGGCCCTCCAGAGCCCAGATGCCAGATGTCAAATTATTGCGTCAATCGTTTCATAACTAGTGCCTGGTTTTCAACGAGCTGGCATCAGGCAGGAGTCAGGACAGTTCAGGGCCACCCATCCAAACCAGCATAATTGAGAATGAGAAGGTTCAGTCTGCCGTGGTTATCATAAGACATATAATATTAATATATCAACAGCTTCCTTACAAGGATGGGAGCTTATGATTTAACAAATTTTGAAGCAGAAACACCAAGAACTAGACAATCATGCTACAATAAGATTTCGTCATAAACAAGCTTTCTTTTCTACTGGCTATAAACAAAAGAACAAGCTGCACGTACCAACCATACAAGCTACAACCTCACCAAAAAAAAGGATACAGCAAATACATGAACACTGCCTACCTCACCACAAAAACAAATCTGAAAGTTAAACAAAAGATTACATCTGAAAAAGCAACAAtaacccaaaaaaaaatctccacGTCTCCACTCACTCTAgataacatttttcttttgttttcaacATGTCCAGAAGCTGGCACCATGATTCAGCTTTGTGCAGCTTTGGAAGGCCTAATGATTCCTACCACCGACCACCACAACAGAAAAAGTTGGTAGTGCTGGACCAGCACAAAAAGGGTCGGCTTGCTTCCAGCCCACAGGCAAAATGAGCAGAGCCTCCCTTAAAATCAGCCATCACCTTGCAGAGGGACCATCACCAATGCAGTGCTTTGGATCCTTCCGATCCAATCAACTGAATACATACTAATCTAGTCTAATCTGCAAAGGATAATTGTATCAAGAAGTTATTGCTGGCAACAGTCAAAGtcctttttttcaaaaaaaagaaagaaagaaagatcagGTAACAGCCGAAGTAATGCAATTATCTGATCATTTAAGGAAGATAGCATAAGATTTGTTTCAGTAACCAGGGTTCATTTAACATTTATTAACAAAACTTACCACACGTATAGATGAACTTGCTACACTGAATTTGCAGCTATGGCATCACCAGCATTCTTAACATGAAGTTCCACATTACGGAGATCCCGAAGATGCTGCAAGATCTCCTGAAGTAGGTCCATGCCCTTGTCTCCTTTCTTGAGGGATTTGATGCAGTGCCTCAGGAATTCCTTGTCCGCCTCCAGCGCTTGCAATCGCTCATACACATGATCAACCTCCTCTATGATTGCCAGCCTCTCCTGCTCCTTGGCAAGCACGGATGCCGGCTTTGTCGCCGAATCATCAGCTTGATCTGCCTCTCctactcttgcagatggcattTGATCACAAGTCTCATTGCCGACTGCATCGAATAGAGGCAGAAGACTCTTCCCTCTACTGATAGAAGTCCTGCCTCTGCATCTTGCCTTGTCACCGGTGAGGATGTCCTCAGGTGAATGAAGCACATCGGCCGACAAGTCCATATCACCGGAGGAATGGCCAGCAGCGGCATTGGCGGTGACATCGTCGTCTTCCAATGTGAAGAGCCTCTCCTCCAGTGTCTTGAGCTCCTCCAAGATGGAGAGCCTCTCCATCTCGAAGTACGTCAAGGAATCATCCAGAGCCACTAGGTGCTTCGTGCTGTCCGGATCCCTCATGGAGCTAAGAGCAGCATCTGACGAGCTCATCTGAATGTTGCCGCCGTCCGGAGACTCGCCTAGCTCGCAGTAGTCGTCGGAGTGCCCGTCGCTGTCCTCGCCGCTGGACGACACGGAggtgccactgccactgccactggGGCTGCCGCCATTGGCCTTGAAGCTCGCCATCCTCCGCCTCTCCTTGTCCTCGTAGCGCTGCACCTTCTGCCTGAACAGCTCGAGCTCCCTCTCCAGCTCCTGCTTCTCCCGCTCCCGCTTGGTGACCAGCTCGTTCAGAAGCTGCAGCGCCTCCTGATCGTACTCCGACTGCTCCTCCATCATCCGCTGgtactgcagcgcctccatctgcatcgccgccttctcctcctgcagcCTGTTGATCATCGCCATCGTCTGGCTCGCCGCGATCGCCGCGGCGCTCCGCTCTTCCTCCAGCTCCGCGTACAGCGCGCCCAGCGCCTTCCGCTCCGCCTGCAGCGCCGACTTCAGCTGGTCCACGGTGGAGGGCTCGCCGCCTTCCATCTCGCTTGCGACGCTCCCGTCCAGGGAGAGCGACAGTGACCGTTTCCTCTCGAGCAGAAACATCCTGTCCGAGAGCTGTGCGGCGACGCCATTCGTCGGTGTCTCAGGTGCTTTGTCTTCTTCCACCTCGTTCTGTTCGTTTGGTTGGTAATCTGATCCCGTGTTCGTTGTCATCTCCTCCTGTTCGGCTTCACCTGCTTCTAAAACAACAAAAGTTAAAGCAGAATTTAGTACACAAAGGCATCAAGTATCAACATTATTTCTGTGGGGAAACTGTAGGTGAAGTAGTGTTCAGTCATTTATTAGTACCTTGCTCAGTTGAGGCTAGGATCTCCAATGGCGATGGCTGATCATCTGCACCAGCCAGTGGAGCAACCTGCTCCTCATGCGTTGCCAAGTCTTGGAATGGAACGACATGGTCATCTTGTTCCCGTTCGCATATATCGCTTCCGATTGATACTTCGCAGTTCGTGTCCACCTCTGCCGTTCTGTCATCTTCAGAAACGGTCTCTGAGACTGAACCCGAAAAAGTGTCATGGTTACCGATTGACAAGCTATGGAGCACGATGTTGAGAAACAGTATGAAGAAAGTACCGTGAGGCACAAAGATGTGATCTTCTTCAGCTGTGGAATCTCCAACTTCAACAGCATCTTCAGGAACATCTTCATCATCTTGGGAGTTGGAGTTATGATCAGGATGAGATGGGCTTGCTACGGTCTCTGGACAAGGGATGGGGCTGATGGGCACGACAGAGTCCTCGATCACATCGGCCGGCGTTGCAACCGAGGAATCCAACATCCTCTTCTCCTCCAGAACCACTCCGATATCCACATCCCTCGAATCCTGCTCATCTTCTGCTACCTGATTCATTCCATCCGCCTCTTCAACATCGCGATGCAGACCCGAATCATCGGCGATCGTCATCTCATCAAGCGCCACAACGGGTACCAATCGGTCGTCCTCCAGCGCGATCTCTTCGCCCTGACCCTGAGCCATGACTTCCAAGGATTCATCCTGAACAGCAGCCATCGCCTCGTCTTTTTCTTGTTGATGTTGTCCTTCCACCTCGCTCTGCCGCTCTTGCTTCTCGACCtcgtcctgctcctcctcttcctcttcatgatCTTCTTGAGCCAGCAGAACATAGCCTTGGTCGTCGTCTGTCACTTCCTCAGTTATCTTCTCCTCGACGTGTTCTTCCCTTGTACCCTCCAGCTCGCGCGAAGAAGTCCGTACAACGGCTTTGCAGCAAGCACACGCCCTGGCGCTTTTCTCCGCTGCATCTCTTGTCTTCTCCTTCGTCGAGGACAGGCAGTCCTCGCACATCTCCCTGCCCTCGgcgagccggcggtggcggaggcagtaCCCGAGCGCGGAGATCTCCGCGGCGTGGTCGCCGCAGAGGGCGTCCCGCagccaccgcgcgccgccggcctcgccgccgtcc encodes the following:
- the LOC101773926 gene encoding myosin-binding protein 2 isoform X1; this translates as MAASASAAAGKLAAALHRRTHRVTSALAHAALEWVLIALLLINGLLAYAIDRFADYFGLAPPCLLCSRVDRLFQADGGEAGGARWLRDALCGDHAAEISALGYCLRHRRLAEGREMCEDCLSSTKEKTRDAAEKSARACACCKAVVRTSSRELEGTREEHVEEKITEEVTDDDQGYVLLAQEDHEEEEEEQDEVEKQERQSEVEGQHQQEKDEAMAAVQDESLEVMAQGQGEEIALEDDRLVPVVALDEMTIADDSGLHRDVEEADGMNQVAEDEQDSRDVDIGVVLEEKRMLDSSVATPADVIEDSVVPISPIPCPETVASPSHPDHNSNSQDDEDVPEDAVEVGDSTAEEDHIFVPHVSETVSEDDRTAEVDTNCEVSIGSDICEREQDDHVVPFQDLATHEEQVAPLAGADDQPSPLEILASTEQEAGEAEQEEMTTNTGSDYQPNEQNEVEEDKAPETPTNGVAAQLSDRMFLLERKRSLSLSLDGSVASEMEGGEPSTVDQLKSALQAERKALGALYAELEEERSAAAIAASQTMAMINRLQEEKAAMQMEALQYQRMMEEQSEYDQEALQLLNELVTKREREKQELERELELFRQKVQRYEDKERRRMASFKANGGSPSGSGSGTSVSSSGEDSDGHSDDYCELGESPDGGNIQMSSSDAALSSMRDPDSTKHLVALDDSLTYFEMERLSILEELKTLEERLFTLEDDDVTANAAAGHSSGDMDLSADVLHSPEDILTGDKARCRGRTSISRGKSLLPLFDAVGNETCDQMPSARVGEADQADDSATKPASVLAKEQERLAIIEEVDHVYERLQALEADKEFLRHCIKSLKKGDKGMDLLQEILQHLRDLRNVELHVKNAGDAIAANSV
- the LOC101773926 gene encoding myosin-binding protein 2 isoform X2, producing the protein MAASASAAAGKLAAALHRRTHRVTSALAHAALEWVLIALLLINGLLAYAIDRFADYFGLAPPCLLCSRVDRLFQADGGEAGGARWLRDALCGDHAAEISALGYCLRHRRLAEGREMCEDCLSSTKEKTRDAAEKSARACACCKAVVRTSSRELEGTREEHVEEKITEEVTDDDQGYVLLAQEDHEEEEEEQDEVEKQERQSEVEGQHQQEKDEAMAAVQDESLEVMAQGQGEEIALEDDRLVPVVALDEMTIADDSGLHRDVEEADGMNQVAEDEQDSRDVDIGVVLEEKRMLDSSVATPADVIEDSVVPISPIPCPETVASPSHPDHNSNSQDDEDVPEDAVEVGDSTAEEDHIFVPHVSETVSEDDRTAEVDTNCEVSIGSDICEREQDDHVVPFQDLATHEEQVAPLAGADDQPSPLEILASTEQAGEAEQEEMTTNTGSDYQPNEQNEVEEDKAPETPTNGVAAQLSDRMFLLERKRSLSLSLDGSVASEMEGGEPSTVDQLKSALQAERKALGALYAELEEERSAAAIAASQTMAMINRLQEEKAAMQMEALQYQRMMEEQSEYDQEALQLLNELVTKREREKQELERELELFRQKVQRYEDKERRRMASFKANGGSPSGSGSGTSVSSSGEDSDGHSDDYCELGESPDGGNIQMSSSDAALSSMRDPDSTKHLVALDDSLTYFEMERLSILEELKTLEERLFTLEDDDVTANAAAGHSSGDMDLSADVLHSPEDILTGDKARCRGRTSISRGKSLLPLFDAVGNETCDQMPSARVGEADQADDSATKPASVLAKEQERLAIIEEVDHVYERLQALEADKEFLRHCIKSLKKGDKGMDLLQEILQHLRDLRNVELHVKNAGDAIAANSV
- the LOC101773926 gene encoding myosin-binding protein 2 isoform X3, whose amino-acid sequence is MAASASAAAGKLAAALHRRTHRVTSALAHAALEWVLIALLLINGLLAYAIDRFADYFGLAPPCLLCSRVDRLFQADGGEAGGARWLRDALCGDHAAEISALGYCLRHRRLAEGREMCEDCLSSTKEKTRDAAEKSARACACCKAVVRTSSRELEGTREEHVEEKITEEVTDDDQGYVLLAQEDHEEEEEEQDEVEKQERQSEVEGQHQQEKDEAMAAVQDESLEVMAQGQGEEIALEDDRLVPVVALDEMTIADDSGLHRDVEEADGMNQVAEDEQDSRDVDIGVVLEEKRMLDSSVATPADVIEDSVVPISPIPCPETVASPSHPDHNSNSQDDEDVPEDAVEVGDSTAEEDHIFVPHVSETVSEDDRTAEVDTNCEVSIGSDICEREQDDHVVPFQDLATHEEQVAPLAGADDQPSPLEILASTEQGEAEQEEMTTNTGSDYQPNEQNEVEEDKAPETPTNGVAAQLSDRMFLLERKRSLSLSLDGSVASEMEGGEPSTVDQLKSALQAERKALGALYAELEEERSAAAIAASQTMAMINRLQEEKAAMQMEALQYQRMMEEQSEYDQEALQLLNELVTKREREKQELERELELFRQKVQRYEDKERRRMASFKANGGSPSGSGSGTSVSSSGEDSDGHSDDYCELGESPDGGNIQMSSSDAALSSMRDPDSTKHLVALDDSLTYFEMERLSILEELKTLEERLFTLEDDDVTANAAAGHSSGDMDLSADVLHSPEDILTGDKARCRGRTSISRGKSLLPLFDAVGNETCDQMPSARVGEADQADDSATKPASVLAKEQERLAIIEEVDHVYERLQALEADKEFLRHCIKSLKKGDKGMDLLQEILQHLRDLRNVELHVKNAGDAIAANSV